A window from Hemibagrus wyckioides isolate EC202008001 linkage group LG17, SWU_Hwy_1.0, whole genome shotgun sequence encodes these proteins:
- the LOC131368205 gene encoding clustered mitochondria protein homolog isoform X1, with protein sequence MVSKTDEIPAASVATCTTVELSQEGEAPSSKDTKKKQLKECCPCAHGAATAVMNGDGGHEETESKQDGSTDPDAGDDSNEQEVIVIQDTGFTVKIQAPGIEPFDLQVSPQEMVQEIHQVLMDREDTCHRTCFSLQLDGNVLDNFAELKSIEGLQEGSLLKVVEEPYTVREARIHVRHIRDLLKSLDPSDAYNGVDCNSLSFLSVFTDGDLGDSGKRKKKGSELEQIDCTPPEHILPGSKERPLVPLQPQNKDWKPLQCLKVLTMSGWNPPPGNRKMHGDLMYLYVVTVEERHVSITASTRGFYLNQSTTYNFNPKPANPSFLSHSLVELLSQISPAFKKNFTALQKKRVQRHPFERIATPFQVYSWTAPQIDHAMDCVRAEDAYTSRLGYEEHIPGQTRDWNEELQTTRELPRKNLPERLLRERAIFKVHSDFAAAATRGAMAVIDGNVMAINPGEETRMQMFIWNNIFFSLGFDVRDHYKELGGDAAAHTAPTNDLNGVRAYGAVDVEGLYTLGTVVVDYRGYRVTAQSIIPGILEREQEQSVIYGSIDFGKTVVSHPKYLELLEKTSRPLKVQHHSVLNEKDTAVELCSSVECKGIIGNDGRHYILDLLRTFPPDLNFLPVEGEELNPESQKQGFPRQHRHRLACLRQELIEAFVEHRYLLFMKMAALQLMQHKAHKDSKIAALPENATDEADSKPASAPDASENAAETATPVSVSATASESTQTPEAAEHQQATATENSAATTNGTVSLGADEPTGPERHNGGCESPLEGKVALETIPGLAQAKELAESLAAEDGSGIDPKSREVILNACKAVGSISNTSFDIRFNPDIFSPGVRFPEDSAEDIQKQKQLLKDSAAFLVSCQIPSLIKDCLEHTALPMDGATLTEALHQRGINVRYLSNVLEFVDKMPAKPQLDHFYRIGITELITRCTKHIFKTYLQGVELSALSAAVSHFLNCFLSSFPDAVAHLPADELVSRKKNKKRRNRVPGGGDNTAWASLTPSELWKNIGTEARTYYHYALQCESVDQAVEKYGLQKITLLREISIKAGIQILIKEYNFDSRHKPAFTEEDILNIFPVVKHVNPKASDAFHFFQSGQAKVQQGFLKEGCELINEALNLFNNVYGAMHVEICACLRLLARLNYIMGDHPEALSNQQKAVLMSERVLGIEHPNTIQEYMHLALYCFANGQLSTALKLLYRARYLMLLVCGEDHPEMALLDSNIGLVLHGVMEYDLSLRFLENALAINSKYHGHRSLKVALSYHLVARVYESKAEFRSALQHEKEGYTIYKNQVGEAHEKTKESSEYLKYLTQQAVALQRTMNEIYKNGSNASIMPLKFTAPSMASVLEQLNIINGIIFIPLSQKDLETLKAEVQRRQQLQDSGKSEEHQENGQLALDDKLPVDD encoded by the exons CGCACGGTGCAGCTACAGCAGTGATGAATGGTGACGGAGGACACGAGGAGACAGAGTCCAAGCAGGATGGCAGCACTGATCCTGATGCGGGTGATGACTCCAACGAGCAGGAGGTGATCGTGATTCAGGACACTGGCTTCACTGTGAAGATTCAGGCACCAGGAATCGAGCCATTTGACCTGCAG GTGTCTCCACAGGAAATGGTGCAGGAGATCCACCAAGTGCTTATGGACCGTGAAGACACTTGCCATCGCACTTGTTTTTCTCTGCAGCTCGACGGCAATGTGCTGGACAACTTTGCCGAGTTAAAGTCCATTGAGGGACTTCAAGAGGGATCCCTGCTCAAAGTGGTAGAAG AGCCTTATACAGTGCGCGAGGCTCGCATTCACGTTCGTCATATAAGAGATCTGTTGAAGAGCCTGGATCCCTCGGATGCTTACAATGGAGTAGACTGCAACTCTCTGTCCTTCCTCAGTGTCTTCACAGATGGAgatcttggag ATAGTGGCAAACGTAAAAAGAAGGGCAGTGAGCTTGAACAGATCGACTgtactcctcctgaacacattCTGCCTGGCAGCAAAGAGCGCCCCCTAGTCCCCCTCCAGCCACAGAACAAAGACTGGAAG CCACTTCAGTGCCTCAAGGTCCTCACAATGAGTGGCTGGAACCCTCCGCCCGGCAACAGGAAAATGCACGGAGACCTTATGTACCTGTACGTTGTGACAGTAGAAGAGCGGCACGTCAGCATCACTGCCTCCACACGCGGATTCTACCTCAACCA GTCAACCACCTACAATTTCAACCCTAAGCCTGCCAACCCCAGCTTTCTGAGCCACTCTCTGGTGGAACTGCTGAGTCAGATCAGCCCAGCCTTTAAGAAGAACTTCACCGCCCTGCAGAAGAAAAG AGTCCAGAGACATCCATTTGAGAGAATAGCCACACCGTTCCAGGTGTACAGCTGGACTGCACCCCAGATTGATCATGCCATGGACTGTGTGAGGGCAGAGGATGCCTACACCTCACGTTTAGGATATGAGGAACACATACCTGGCCAG ACCAGAGACTGGAATGAAGAGTTGCAGACAACAAGAGAGCTCCCACGCAAGAACTTGCCAGAACGtttgctgagagagagagccatTTTCAAG GTTCATAGCGACTTTGCTGCAGCAGCTACGCGTGGTGCCATGGCGGTAATTGACGGAAATGTGATGGCTATCAATCCCGGCGAGGAGACACGCATGCAGATGTTTATCTGGAACAACATCTTCTTCAGCTTGGGCTTTGATGTCCGCGATCACTACAAAGAGCTGGGAGGAGATGCTGCAGCACACACCGCCCCCACCAACGACCTGAACGGAGTGAGAGCGTATGGTGCAGTGGATGTGGAAGGGCTGTACACGCTGGGCACTGTGGTTGTGGACTACAG GGGTTACCGTGTCACCGCGCAGTCCATCATCCCCGGGATCCTGGAGCGTGAACAAGAACAGAGCGTCATCTATGGCTCCATTGATTTTGGAAAGACTGTGGTGTCCCACCCCAAGTACCTGGAGCTGCTCGAGAAGACGAGCCGGCCTCTGAAGGTGCAGCATCATTCTGTTCTCAATGAAAAGGACACGGCTGTGGAGCTCTGCTCGTCTGTCGAGTGCAAGGGGATCATCGGCAATGACGGGCGTCACTACATCCTGGACCTGCTACGCACTTTTCCTCCTGATCTCAACTTCCTGCCTGTGGAAGGGGAGGAGCTAAACCCCGAGAGCCAGAAGCAGGGCTTTCCTCGACAGCATCGTCACCGTCTGGCCTGTCTACGCCAGGAACTCATTGAAGCCTTCGTAGAGCACAG GTATCTCCTTTTCATGAAGATGGCAGCACTCCAGCTGATGCAGCACAAAGCACATAAAGACAGCAAGATTGCAGCCTTGCCCGAGAACGCAACAGACGAGGCCGATAGCAAGCCGGCATCAGCACCAGACGCCTCTGAGAATGCCGCTGAAACTGCGACACCAGTCTCTGTCTCAGCAACCGCTTCTGAATCCACGCAGACACCTGAAGCAGCCGAGCATCAGCAGGCCACAGCTACAGAAAACTCTGCAGCAACCACTAATGGTACCGTCTCGTTGGGTGCTGATGAACCCACAGGTCCAGAGAGACACAATGGAGGCTGTGAGAGTCCTCTGGAGGGTAAGGTGGCCCTTGAAACTATACCAGGATTAGCTCAGGCTAAAGAGCTGGCTGAATCTTTAGCAGCAGAAGATGGATCTGGGATTG ACCCCAAAAGCCGAGAGGTCATCCTCAACGCATGCAAAGCAGTGGGCTCCATCAGCAACACTTCCTTTGACATTCGCTTCAACCCAGACATCTTCTCACCAG GAGTGCGTTTCCCTGAAGACAGTGCTGAAGATATTCAGAAGCAGAAGCAGCTTCTTAAAGATTCAGCAGCCTTCCTGGTGTCTTGTCAGATCCCATCTTTG ATAAAAGACTGTTTAGAGCACACTGCCCTGCCAATGGATGGAGCCACGTTGACCGAGGCCCTCCATCAGCGTGGCATCAACGTGCGCTACCTCAGCAATGTGCTGGAGTTTGTGGACAAGATGCCTGCAAAACCACAGCTTGATCATTTCTAT AGAATAGGAatcactgagctgatcacaagATGCACTAAACATATCTTTAAGACCTACCTCCAG GGTGTCGAGCTTTCAGCCCTGTCCGCTGCAGTGAGCCACTTCCTGAACTGCTTCCTGAGCTCTTTCCCAGACGCCGTGGCCCACCTGCCTGCAGACGAGCTGGTCTCACgcaagaaaaacaagaagagaCGGAACAGGGTGCCTGGAGGAGGAGACAACACGGCCTGGGCCAGCCTGACCCCCAGCGAACTGTGGAAGAACATCGGTACCGAGGCTCGCACTTATTACCACTACGCTCTACAGTG TGAGAGTGTGGACCAGGCAGTCGAGAAATACGGCCTGCAAAAGATCACCCTCCTGAGAGAAATCTCCATAAAAGCTGGCATCCAG ATCCTGATAAAGGAGTACAACTTCGATAGCCGACACAAGCCAGCTTTCACAGAGGAAGACATCCTGAACATCTTCCCAGTAGTAAAGCACGTCAACCCTAAAGCCTCAGATGCCTTCCATTTCTTCCAGAGTGGTCAAGCCAAAGTCCAGCAAG GTTTCCTGAAAGAAGGATGTGAGTTAATTAACGAGGCCTTGAACCTCTTCAACAACGTGTATGGAGCCATGCATGTGGAGATTTGTGCCTGTCTGCGCCTCCTGGCTCGTCTCAATTACATCATGGGAGACCACCCTGAG GCCCTCAGTAACCAGCAGAAAGCTGTGctgatgagtgagagagtgctGGGTATTGAGCATCCTAACACCATTCAAGAATAC ATGCACTTGGCTCTGTACTGCTTTGCTAACGGGCAGCTGTCCACGGCACTGAAGTTGCTGTACCGTGCCCGCTATCTCATGCTGTTAGTGTGTGGAGAGGACCATCCTGAGATGGCTCTGCTAGAT AGCAATATTGGTCTGGTGCTACATGGAGTGATGGAGTATGACCTCTCACTACGCTTCCTAGAAAATGCCTTGGCCATCAACTCCAAATACCATGGACACCGATCCCTTAAAGTTGCCCTCAG TTACCACCTCGTGGCCCGGGTGTATGAGAGCAAGGCTGAATTCCGCTCAGCTCTGCAGCACGAGAAGGAGGGCTACACCATTTACAAGAACCag GTTGGTGAAGCTCATGAAAAGACCAAGGAGAGTTCAGAGTACCTGAAGTACCTCACACAGCAGGCTGTGGCCCTACAGAGAACCATGAATGAGATTTACAAGAATGGCTCCAATGCCAGCATCATGCCTCTCAAA TTCACAGCTCCAAGCATGGCCAGTGTCCTGGAGCAGCTCAACATTATCAATGGCATCATCTTTATTCCTCTCAG CCAAAAGGACCTGGAGACCCTGAAGGCAGAAGTCCAACGCCGGCAGCAACTACAAGACTCTGGGAAGAGTGAGGAACATCAGGAGAACGGTCAGCTGGCACTGGACGACAAACTTCCCGTCGATGATTAA
- the LOC131368205 gene encoding clustered mitochondria protein homolog isoform X2, whose translation MVSKTDEIPAASVATCTTVELSQEGEAPSSKDTKKKQLKECCPCAHGAATAVMNGDGGHEETESKQDGSTDPDAGDDSNEQEVIVIQDTGFTVKIQAPGIEPFDLQVSPQEMVQEIHQVLMDREDTCHRTCFSLQLDGNVLDNFAELKSIEGLQEGSLLKVVEEPYTVREARIHVRHIRDLLKSLDPSDAYNGVDCNSLSFLSVFTDGDLGDSGKRKKKGSELEQIDCTPPEHILPGSKERPLVPLQPQNKDWKPLQCLKVLTMSGWNPPPGNRKMHGDLMYLYVVTVEERHVSITASTRGFYLNQSTTYNFNPKPANPSFLSHSLVELLSQISPAFKKNFTALQKKRVQRHPFERIATPFQVYSWTAPQIDHAMDCVRAEDAYTSRLGYEEHIPGQTRDWNEELQTTRELPRKNLPERLLRERAIFKVHSDFAAAATRGAMAVIDGNVMAINPGEETRMQMFIWNNIFFSLGFDVRDHYKELGGDAAAHTAPTNDLNGVRAYGAVDVEGLYTLGTVVVDYRGYRVTAQSIIPGILEREQEQSVIYGSIDFGKTVVSHPKYLELLEKTSRPLKVQHHSVLNEKDTAVELCSSVECKGIIGNDGRHYILDLLRTFPPDLNFLPVEGEELNPESQKQGFPRQHRHRLACLRQELIEAFVEHRYLLFMKMAALQLMQHKAHKDSKIAALPENATDEADSKPASAPDASENAAETATPVSVSATASESTQTPEAAEHQQATATENSAATTNGTVSLGADEPTGPERHNGGCESPLEDPKSREVILNACKAVGSISNTSFDIRFNPDIFSPGVRFPEDSAEDIQKQKQLLKDSAAFLVSCQIPSLIKDCLEHTALPMDGATLTEALHQRGINVRYLSNVLEFVDKMPAKPQLDHFYRIGITELITRCTKHIFKTYLQGVELSALSAAVSHFLNCFLSSFPDAVAHLPADELVSRKKNKKRRNRVPGGGDNTAWASLTPSELWKNIGTEARTYYHYALQCESVDQAVEKYGLQKITLLREISIKAGIQILIKEYNFDSRHKPAFTEEDILNIFPVVKHVNPKASDAFHFFQSGQAKVQQGFLKEGCELINEALNLFNNVYGAMHVEICACLRLLARLNYIMGDHPEALSNQQKAVLMSERVLGIEHPNTIQEYMHLALYCFANGQLSTALKLLYRARYLMLLVCGEDHPEMALLDSNIGLVLHGVMEYDLSLRFLENALAINSKYHGHRSLKVALSYHLVARVYESKAEFRSALQHEKEGYTIYKNQVGEAHEKTKESSEYLKYLTQQAVALQRTMNEIYKNGSNASIMPLKFTAPSMASVLEQLNIINGIIFIPLSQKDLETLKAEVQRRQQLQDSGKSEEHQENGQLALDDKLPVDD comes from the exons CGCACGGTGCAGCTACAGCAGTGATGAATGGTGACGGAGGACACGAGGAGACAGAGTCCAAGCAGGATGGCAGCACTGATCCTGATGCGGGTGATGACTCCAACGAGCAGGAGGTGATCGTGATTCAGGACACTGGCTTCACTGTGAAGATTCAGGCACCAGGAATCGAGCCATTTGACCTGCAG GTGTCTCCACAGGAAATGGTGCAGGAGATCCACCAAGTGCTTATGGACCGTGAAGACACTTGCCATCGCACTTGTTTTTCTCTGCAGCTCGACGGCAATGTGCTGGACAACTTTGCCGAGTTAAAGTCCATTGAGGGACTTCAAGAGGGATCCCTGCTCAAAGTGGTAGAAG AGCCTTATACAGTGCGCGAGGCTCGCATTCACGTTCGTCATATAAGAGATCTGTTGAAGAGCCTGGATCCCTCGGATGCTTACAATGGAGTAGACTGCAACTCTCTGTCCTTCCTCAGTGTCTTCACAGATGGAgatcttggag ATAGTGGCAAACGTAAAAAGAAGGGCAGTGAGCTTGAACAGATCGACTgtactcctcctgaacacattCTGCCTGGCAGCAAAGAGCGCCCCCTAGTCCCCCTCCAGCCACAGAACAAAGACTGGAAG CCACTTCAGTGCCTCAAGGTCCTCACAATGAGTGGCTGGAACCCTCCGCCCGGCAACAGGAAAATGCACGGAGACCTTATGTACCTGTACGTTGTGACAGTAGAAGAGCGGCACGTCAGCATCACTGCCTCCACACGCGGATTCTACCTCAACCA GTCAACCACCTACAATTTCAACCCTAAGCCTGCCAACCCCAGCTTTCTGAGCCACTCTCTGGTGGAACTGCTGAGTCAGATCAGCCCAGCCTTTAAGAAGAACTTCACCGCCCTGCAGAAGAAAAG AGTCCAGAGACATCCATTTGAGAGAATAGCCACACCGTTCCAGGTGTACAGCTGGACTGCACCCCAGATTGATCATGCCATGGACTGTGTGAGGGCAGAGGATGCCTACACCTCACGTTTAGGATATGAGGAACACATACCTGGCCAG ACCAGAGACTGGAATGAAGAGTTGCAGACAACAAGAGAGCTCCCACGCAAGAACTTGCCAGAACGtttgctgagagagagagccatTTTCAAG GTTCATAGCGACTTTGCTGCAGCAGCTACGCGTGGTGCCATGGCGGTAATTGACGGAAATGTGATGGCTATCAATCCCGGCGAGGAGACACGCATGCAGATGTTTATCTGGAACAACATCTTCTTCAGCTTGGGCTTTGATGTCCGCGATCACTACAAAGAGCTGGGAGGAGATGCTGCAGCACACACCGCCCCCACCAACGACCTGAACGGAGTGAGAGCGTATGGTGCAGTGGATGTGGAAGGGCTGTACACGCTGGGCACTGTGGTTGTGGACTACAG GGGTTACCGTGTCACCGCGCAGTCCATCATCCCCGGGATCCTGGAGCGTGAACAAGAACAGAGCGTCATCTATGGCTCCATTGATTTTGGAAAGACTGTGGTGTCCCACCCCAAGTACCTGGAGCTGCTCGAGAAGACGAGCCGGCCTCTGAAGGTGCAGCATCATTCTGTTCTCAATGAAAAGGACACGGCTGTGGAGCTCTGCTCGTCTGTCGAGTGCAAGGGGATCATCGGCAATGACGGGCGTCACTACATCCTGGACCTGCTACGCACTTTTCCTCCTGATCTCAACTTCCTGCCTGTGGAAGGGGAGGAGCTAAACCCCGAGAGCCAGAAGCAGGGCTTTCCTCGACAGCATCGTCACCGTCTGGCCTGTCTACGCCAGGAACTCATTGAAGCCTTCGTAGAGCACAG GTATCTCCTTTTCATGAAGATGGCAGCACTCCAGCTGATGCAGCACAAAGCACATAAAGACAGCAAGATTGCAGCCTTGCCCGAGAACGCAACAGACGAGGCCGATAGCAAGCCGGCATCAGCACCAGACGCCTCTGAGAATGCCGCTGAAACTGCGACACCAGTCTCTGTCTCAGCAACCGCTTCTGAATCCACGCAGACACCTGAAGCAGCCGAGCATCAGCAGGCCACAGCTACAGAAAACTCTGCAGCAACCACTAATGGTACCGTCTCGTTGGGTGCTGATGAACCCACAGGTCCAGAGAGACACAATGGAGGCTGTGAGAGTCCTCTGGAGG ACCCCAAAAGCCGAGAGGTCATCCTCAACGCATGCAAAGCAGTGGGCTCCATCAGCAACACTTCCTTTGACATTCGCTTCAACCCAGACATCTTCTCACCAG GAGTGCGTTTCCCTGAAGACAGTGCTGAAGATATTCAGAAGCAGAAGCAGCTTCTTAAAGATTCAGCAGCCTTCCTGGTGTCTTGTCAGATCCCATCTTTG ATAAAAGACTGTTTAGAGCACACTGCCCTGCCAATGGATGGAGCCACGTTGACCGAGGCCCTCCATCAGCGTGGCATCAACGTGCGCTACCTCAGCAATGTGCTGGAGTTTGTGGACAAGATGCCTGCAAAACCACAGCTTGATCATTTCTAT AGAATAGGAatcactgagctgatcacaagATGCACTAAACATATCTTTAAGACCTACCTCCAG GGTGTCGAGCTTTCAGCCCTGTCCGCTGCAGTGAGCCACTTCCTGAACTGCTTCCTGAGCTCTTTCCCAGACGCCGTGGCCCACCTGCCTGCAGACGAGCTGGTCTCACgcaagaaaaacaagaagagaCGGAACAGGGTGCCTGGAGGAGGAGACAACACGGCCTGGGCCAGCCTGACCCCCAGCGAACTGTGGAAGAACATCGGTACCGAGGCTCGCACTTATTACCACTACGCTCTACAGTG TGAGAGTGTGGACCAGGCAGTCGAGAAATACGGCCTGCAAAAGATCACCCTCCTGAGAGAAATCTCCATAAAAGCTGGCATCCAG ATCCTGATAAAGGAGTACAACTTCGATAGCCGACACAAGCCAGCTTTCACAGAGGAAGACATCCTGAACATCTTCCCAGTAGTAAAGCACGTCAACCCTAAAGCCTCAGATGCCTTCCATTTCTTCCAGAGTGGTCAAGCCAAAGTCCAGCAAG GTTTCCTGAAAGAAGGATGTGAGTTAATTAACGAGGCCTTGAACCTCTTCAACAACGTGTATGGAGCCATGCATGTGGAGATTTGTGCCTGTCTGCGCCTCCTGGCTCGTCTCAATTACATCATGGGAGACCACCCTGAG GCCCTCAGTAACCAGCAGAAAGCTGTGctgatgagtgagagagtgctGGGTATTGAGCATCCTAACACCATTCAAGAATAC ATGCACTTGGCTCTGTACTGCTTTGCTAACGGGCAGCTGTCCACGGCACTGAAGTTGCTGTACCGTGCCCGCTATCTCATGCTGTTAGTGTGTGGAGAGGACCATCCTGAGATGGCTCTGCTAGAT AGCAATATTGGTCTGGTGCTACATGGAGTGATGGAGTATGACCTCTCACTACGCTTCCTAGAAAATGCCTTGGCCATCAACTCCAAATACCATGGACACCGATCCCTTAAAGTTGCCCTCAG TTACCACCTCGTGGCCCGGGTGTATGAGAGCAAGGCTGAATTCCGCTCAGCTCTGCAGCACGAGAAGGAGGGCTACACCATTTACAAGAACCag GTTGGTGAAGCTCATGAAAAGACCAAGGAGAGTTCAGAGTACCTGAAGTACCTCACACAGCAGGCTGTGGCCCTACAGAGAACCATGAATGAGATTTACAAGAATGGCTCCAATGCCAGCATCATGCCTCTCAAA TTCACAGCTCCAAGCATGGCCAGTGTCCTGGAGCAGCTCAACATTATCAATGGCATCATCTTTATTCCTCTCAG CCAAAAGGACCTGGAGACCCTGAAGGCAGAAGTCCAACGCCGGCAGCAACTACAAGACTCTGGGAAGAGTGAGGAACATCAGGAGAACGGTCAGCTGGCACTGGACGACAAACTTCCCGTCGATGATTAA